The following are encoded in a window of Amycolatopsis lexingtonensis genomic DNA:
- a CDS encoding LysE family translocator, with amino-acid sequence MPVDPHLLLAFLATTIVAMVTPGPDMLFILGCGMRGGPKAGLLATAGVATSEAIHVAVAAAGLAALFAAVPVAFAVVRVTGAAYLVYLGVQAIRHRGTIPTDPAGTVNRAYLSGLLTNLLNPKMVTFTIAFLPQFIDPARGNLWLQFAILGAILIVFEFLVDGAVGVLAGRIGGWLRRRRKAQRRIEVATGGIFIGLGVRLAVDR; translated from the coding sequence ATGCCGGTCGATCCGCACCTCCTCCTGGCCTTCCTCGCCACCACGATCGTCGCCATGGTGACGCCCGGCCCGGACATGCTCTTCATCCTCGGCTGCGGCATGCGCGGCGGGCCGAAAGCCGGGCTGCTCGCCACCGCCGGGGTCGCCACCAGTGAGGCGATCCACGTCGCCGTCGCCGCGGCCGGGCTCGCCGCCTTGTTCGCCGCCGTGCCCGTGGCCTTCGCCGTCGTTCGCGTGACCGGTGCGGCTTACCTCGTCTACCTCGGGGTGCAGGCCATCCGCCACCGCGGCACCATCCCCACCGATCCCGCGGGCACCGTGAACCGGGCCTACCTGAGCGGCCTGCTCACCAACCTGCTCAACCCCAAGATGGTCACCTTCACCATCGCCTTCCTGCCGCAGTTCATCGACCCCGCCCGCGGCAACCTCTGGCTGCAGTTCGCGATCCTCGGCGCGATCCTGATCGTCTTCGAGTTCCTCGTGGACGGCGCCGTCGGGGTGCTCGCCGGCCGCATCGGCGGGTGGTTGCGGCGACGGCGGAAAGCGCAGCGGCGCATCGAGGTCGCCACCGGGGGCATCTTCATCGGCCTCGGGGTGCGGCTGGCCGTCGACCGCTAA
- a CDS encoding GNAT family N-acetyltransferase: MLIRRETPADQAAIHRVHSEAFRREAGVTPIEAPLVDDLRAEGDLIDALSLVALHDGEVVGHVCCSRARIGDDTTAAVGLGPLGVLPAHQARRVGSALMHTVLGAADALGHGLVVLLGNPDYYARFGFVAASTLSITAPDPAWGKYFQARTLTGYKSTQAGAFEYAPAFSRI; this comes from the coding sequence ATGCTGATCCGCCGCGAGACCCCGGCCGACCAGGCCGCCATCCACCGCGTCCACAGCGAAGCGTTCCGGCGCGAGGCGGGCGTGACGCCGATCGAGGCGCCGCTCGTCGACGACCTGAGAGCCGAAGGCGACTTGATCGACGCGCTGTCCCTGGTGGCACTCCACGACGGCGAGGTCGTCGGGCACGTGTGCTGCAGCCGCGCCCGGATCGGCGACGACACGACGGCCGCGGTCGGCCTCGGCCCGCTCGGCGTGCTGCCCGCGCACCAGGCCCGCCGCGTGGGCTCGGCGCTCATGCACACCGTCCTCGGCGCGGCGGACGCGCTCGGGCACGGCCTGGTCGTCCTGCTCGGCAACCCGGACTACTACGCGCGGTTCGGCTTCGTCGCCGCGTCGACGCTCTCGATCACCGCCCCGGATCCGGCCTGGGGCAAGTACTTCCAGGCCCGGACGCTGACGGGGTACAAGTCCACTCAGGCCGGCGCGTTCGAGTACGCGCCGGCTTTCTCGCGGATCTGA
- a CDS encoding S8 family peptidase, translating to MRLVTKIGVVAAVSALTALSGNAVATASEGTIVGAGGADAVKDSYIVVFKDGTAAESKAKEVTSRHGGTVARTFSAALRGFTGTMSETQAKRIAADPAVSTVEQNKVVRASADQLNPPSWGLDRVDQRNLPLDQKYSYGTTASNVHAYVIDTGINLTHSTFGGRATSGYDFVDNDSDATDCQGHGTHVAGTIGGSQYGLAKEVKLVAVRVLNCSGSGTTAGVISGVDWVTANAVKPAVANMSLGGGASSTLDAAVQRSISAGITYGLAAGNDNGANACNGSPGRVAAGITVGATTSTDARASYSNIGSCLDIFAPGSGITSSWIGSSTATNTISGTSMATPHVVGAAALYLATNTGATPQQVRDALVANGTTGKVTNAGTGSPNVLLYTGTGTTPPPPTCGTVTNGTDVAIPDNGAAVTSTVSVSGCNRNASATTAVEVHIVHTYVGDLVIDLVAPDGSAYRLKNSSSDSSDNINTTYSANVSGEAANGTWSLRVQDVAAIDTGRIDTWSLTV from the coding sequence ATGCGCCTGGTGACCAAGATCGGGGTCGTCGCCGCCGTTTCGGCGTTGACCGCGTTGAGCGGCAACGCCGTCGCGACGGCGAGCGAAGGAACGATCGTCGGGGCCGGCGGCGCCGACGCCGTCAAGGACAGCTACATCGTCGTGTTCAAGGACGGCACGGCGGCCGAGAGCAAGGCGAAGGAAGTCACGAGCCGCCACGGCGGCACGGTCGCGAGGACGTTCTCCGCGGCCCTGCGCGGCTTCACCGGCACGATGTCCGAGACCCAGGCGAAGCGCATCGCCGCCGACCCCGCGGTGTCCACTGTGGAACAGAACAAGGTCGTGCGGGCGAGCGCCGACCAGCTGAACCCGCCGTCGTGGGGGCTGGACCGGGTCGACCAGCGGAACCTGCCGCTCGACCAGAAGTACAGCTACGGCACGACGGCGTCGAACGTGCACGCGTACGTGATCGACACCGGCATCAACCTCACGCACAGCACCTTCGGCGGCCGCGCGACGTCGGGCTACGACTTCGTCGACAACGACAGCGACGCCACCGACTGCCAGGGCCACGGCACGCACGTCGCCGGCACGATCGGCGGCTCGCAGTACGGCCTGGCCAAGGAGGTCAAGCTGGTCGCCGTGCGCGTGCTCAACTGCAGCGGCTCCGGCACGACCGCCGGCGTCATCTCCGGCGTCGACTGGGTGACGGCGAACGCGGTCAAGCCGGCCGTCGCGAACATGAGCCTCGGCGGCGGCGCCTCGAGCACGCTCGACGCCGCGGTGCAGCGCTCGATCTCCGCGGGCATCACCTACGGCCTCGCGGCGGGCAACGACAACGGCGCCAACGCGTGCAACGGCTCCCCGGGCCGCGTCGCGGCGGGCATCACCGTCGGCGCGACGACGTCGACGGACGCCCGCGCGAGCTACTCCAACATCGGCTCCTGCCTCGACATCTTCGCGCCGGGCAGCGGCATCACGTCGTCGTGGATCGGCAGCAGCACCGCCACCAACACGATCAGCGGCACGTCGATGGCGACCCCGCACGTCGTCGGCGCGGCGGCGCTGTACCTGGCCACGAACACCGGTGCGACGCCGCAGCAGGTCCGCGACGCCCTCGTCGCGAACGGCACCACCGGCAAGGTGACCAACGCCGGCACCGGTTCGCCGAACGTCCTGCTCTACACCGGCACCGGTACGACCCCGCCGCCGCCGACCTGCGGCACCGTCACCAACGGCACCGATGTCGCCATCCCCGACAACGGCGCCGCCGTGACCAGCACCGTGAGCGTGTCGGGCTGCAACCGCAACGCGTCCGCGACGACGGCCGTGGAGGTCCACATCGTCCACACCTACGTCGGCGACCTGGTGATCGACCTGGTCGCGCCGGACGGGTCGGCGTACCGGCTGAAGAACTCCAGCAGTGACTCCTCGGACAACATCAACACGACCTACAGCGCGAACGTCTCGGGTGAAGCCGCGAACGGCACCTGGTCCCTGCGGGTCCAGGACGTCGCCGCGATCGACACCGGGCGCATCGACACCTGGTCGCTGACCGTCTGA
- a CDS encoding LLM class flavin-dependent oxidoreductase, with amino-acid sequence MYAPTTSVGVRINREQPPAKLVELARQAEAAGLDEVWLVEDCFWAAGIATVATALAATSTIKVGIGVLPAVARNPAIAAMELAALAELHPGRLIGGFGHGVASWMRQIGAFPASQLAALEETLVAVRRLLAGERVSMTGRHVSLDEVELVFPPSSVPPLLAGVRRPKSLALAGAAADGTILAEPSPPEFVRTALADIAAAGPHALVTYNWLALGDRDRARRTVAESLTPGARVQVEGLPFAAELLALVDAASTVDELAAGLRPEWLGKLAICGALDECVASVRALHEAGSGSVVLLPLPEEPPERGIEDAGRVATALRG; translated from the coding sequence ATGTACGCACCGACCACGTCCGTAGGGGTCCGGATCAACCGCGAGCAGCCGCCGGCCAAGCTGGTCGAGCTGGCCCGGCAGGCCGAAGCCGCCGGCCTCGACGAAGTCTGGCTCGTCGAGGACTGCTTCTGGGCGGCCGGCATCGCCACGGTCGCGACCGCGTTGGCGGCGACGTCGACGATCAAGGTGGGCATCGGCGTGCTCCCGGCGGTCGCGCGCAACCCGGCGATCGCGGCGATGGAGCTCGCGGCGCTGGCCGAGCTGCACCCGGGCCGCCTGATCGGCGGGTTCGGCCACGGGGTCGCGTCGTGGATGCGCCAGATCGGCGCGTTCCCGGCTTCGCAGCTGGCGGCCCTGGAGGAAACGCTGGTGGCGGTCCGCCGGCTGCTCGCGGGCGAGCGGGTCTCGATGACCGGGCGGCACGTCTCCCTGGACGAGGTCGAGCTGGTGTTCCCGCCTTCTTCCGTGCCTCCACTGCTGGCCGGGGTCCGCCGCCCGAAGTCCCTGGCGCTCGCGGGCGCCGCGGCGGACGGCACGATCCTCGCCGAGCCGTCCCCACCGGAGTTCGTCCGCACGGCGTTGGCGGACATCGCGGCTGCCGGCCCGCACGCACTGGTGACGTACAACTGGCTGGCACTGGGCGACCGCGACCGGGCCCGCCGGACGGTGGCGGAGTCGTTGACGCCGGGCGCGCGGGTCCAGGTGGAGGGCTTGCCGTTCGCCGCGGAGCTGCTGGCGCTGGTCGATGCGGCGTCCACAGTGGACGAGCTGGCGGCGGGCCTGCGCCCGGAGTGGCTGGGCAAGCTGGCCATCTGCGGTGCGCTGGACGAGTGCGTGGCTTCGGTGCGCGCGCTGCACGAGGCCGGGAGCGGGTCCGTGGTGCTGCTGCCCCTACCGGAGGAACCGCCGGAGCGGGGCATCGAGGACGCGGGCCGGGTGGCGACGGCCCTGCGCGGCTGA